In Pyrus communis chromosome 15, drPyrComm1.1, whole genome shotgun sequence, the genomic stretch GATTAAAGTTCCAAATAAATGTatcaaaaattatttgacatatttcttgatttttcaaaGCAAATGACAAGCTAATTGTTATAACAACATTAATCTCAAGTGTCGATTAAAAtacaactaatttattttgatcCAGATTTATTTAAACCGACCAACCCTAACACAAATATGACAGCATCCTTTGTGTATTGCACCAGTTCCACATGAAAATTCAATTTCTATACCATTTGCCAGCTTCTTAGGAATCTTAAAGATTTATCAAACAATAATTATCACAATTATCATGATTAAGTATTGTTGCAATGGCacttgtgtaatttacccaaaaaactCGGGCATTTCGCCATGACCAACACTATAAAAACTGTGTACACTTTTGAAGGAAATCACACACATTTCATATTTCTCCATATTTGCAAACTTCATTAGGGTTTCTGTGCAGTACCATTATGGGAATTACAGGAGTTTGCTCTAGGTTACTTGGTGACCTGGTTCAAGCCATTGGAGGAGTCCCATCCAGTTCGGCAAGCAAAGGAGCTCACATTGATCAATGTGATCAGTATTCCAATTGCAAACCACAAAGCATTGCAACCAAAGTTGATGAGTCCACGGCAAGGGCACTGATCACAGTGTTTGGGATGGAAACAAATGGAAGAATCAAGAAGGAAAAAGCGCGGCGTGTCGTGGAAAATCTTGGACTAATACGTAATGAGGAAGACCAGATGGGTTTCGATTTGCCTGGGGATGATCATGAAGTGCCAGTGGAGGAGGTCCTTGGTGGATTGGAGGATAACGAGTCCGAGCGCAGCGAGCTCCTGCGTGAAGCATTCAAGATTTTCGACGAGGATGGCAACGGGTTCATAGAGGCTGTGGAGTTGAAAAGGGTTTTGGAGTGCTTGGGGTTGGGTAGTGGGTGGGACATGGATCAGGTTGAGAAGATGGTGAAGGTTGTGGATTTGAATTTGGATGGTAAGGTTGATTTTGGAGAGTTTGAGTTAATGATGGGGTAATTAAAATGTAATTATCTTTTTGATTAAGATCAAGATGcttaattattattcttttattttcttcaaacaAATGTTGTCCTAATTGTAAATTCAATGGATTCATAACCTTTTTTCCTCAGCAATGTCCAATTTGTgttgtttcttcttttcctttattttaaacTCAATCATTCAACCTCAAATgaagaaatcatttttttttcttttgtctaacAAAGTGACACAGCagaagttacaaaaaaaaaggatcacGAACAGTCACCCTTAAATAGAATCTGGAACACCAGAAGCTTGAGAGAATTAATCtcaatttttattcaatggaAAATCAAAAGCCCCTAACAATACGCCAAGAAGGTGTCTACAATAAAACAAACTCTCGAAGGGCTAAAAAGGGAAACGAAAATATAAAATCAAAAACTATCAGACTTGGTTGCTGTTGTGCTCTCGGGTTTGCGGCACTCCAAttgtttttctatctttttcgCTA encodes the following:
- the LOC137717279 gene encoding calmodulin-like protein 3: MGITGVCSRLLGDLVQAIGGVPSSSASKGAHIDQCDQYSNCKPQSIATKVDESTARALITVFGMETNGRIKKEKARRVVENLGLIRNEEDQMGFDLPGDDHEVPVEEVLGGLEDNESERSELLREAFKIFDEDGNGFIEAVELKRVLECLGLGSGWDMDQVEKMVKVVDLNLDGKVDFGEFELMMG